Proteins encoded within one genomic window of Thunnus albacares chromosome 13, fThuAlb1.1, whole genome shotgun sequence:
- the aff4 gene encoding AF4/FMR2 family member 4 isoform X1: MASQSGNMNREDRNVLRMKERERRNQEIQQGGGEAFPANSPLFPEPYKVSSKEDKLSSRIQSMLGNYDEMKEPIGDTLPKLGKPSNSSSSSEEKSGPPLFGGDQRSGGSSQSSKWTPVGPAAGGSSSQSQKRSGLQGGHGSQRGNGGSSGSSSSSQRHGGEVREKKSSKHSGGSEHSKSHTSSPAKGSLSSSSSNSHSRSSLSAEQHHSKERYRSKSPRDREANWDSPSRVHTSFTSGQHSSQAFPPSLMSKPSSMLQKPTAYVRPMDGQETAEPKSSQAESYSGQSHSSTMGEMKSNGKASLSKLKIPSQPVEGSGDANCVDEILKEMTQLWPPPLTAIHTPCKTEPSKFPFPTKDSHPFPGGHKRGSSSKSSSSHQSKACDDQPTMLEDDLKLSSSEDSDGEQDSAKNISRNASASNNSEVAEPSRDDSSSHSGSESSSGSDSESESSTTDSEANEHPRPASPEPEQPMANKWQLDNWFKKAKHFCPASPVDNNNVPTKCKKESRDNSSGRIYGSQGGGSKDSSAPAPSRDLRAAQKGGESGRGRQKSPAQSESSTGNRRPVGKKQPKKSEKPPVVEEPKGGLRVESEPAPEIPPHRPKAATKGSRKPSIKKEPKSSPRPTAAAVTTTADKRKPKAPTKTFQKSREFVDTDSSSSDSEGNDSIPSSSQTPKYTESIRTPVCVFSPMEEKELLSPLSDPEERYPARQPQQQVLLVKIDLNLLSRIPGRSYKEPVEIKVERDDSLDRDSKDFSKQSSEKSSSKAKRKHKNDEEGTKPDSKRCKLEDKSLSHHKSSSKESKRSLEKKEEPVPSPSMSGLQRTPKAEHPSRKRTVSQSSTSLSSGTGSGKEGSHSTKGNSTSKHRKGEDKGRSTRDGKVREKSSKGCDNQLAVPPLSTDGSKSQRSKLVFEDRVHSADHYLQEAKKLKHNADALLDRFEKAVYYLDAVVSFIECGNALEKSAQEAKSPFPMYAETVELIKYTMKLKSYMAPDATSADKRLAVLCLRCQSLLYLRLFKLRKDSALKYSKTLTEHLKNSLSNTQAPSPGMGNKAAGMPSPVSPKLSPGTAGGYSSVSSSSSASSSVTIPQRIHQMAASYVQVTSNFLYATEVWDQAEQLSKEQKDFFLELDKVMGPLIFNTSSMTELVRYTRQGLHWLRLDAKLIP, from the exons ATGGCCTCTCAGTCAGG CAACATGAACCGTGAGGACCGGAATGTGCTCcgaatgaaagaaagagaaaggagaaatcAAGAAATCCAGCAGGGAGGAGGCGAGGCCTTTCCAGCAAATTCCCCTCTATTCCCTGAACCTTACAAAGTG TCCAGCAAGGAAGATAAACTGTCCAGCCGTATTCAGAGCATGCTGGGCAATTACGACGAGATGAAAGAGCCGATTGGTGACACACTTCCAAAGCTTGGTAAACCTTCTAACAGCTCATCTTCCTCTGAGGAGAAATCGGGCCCGCCTTTGTTTGGCGGGGACCAGCGTAGCGGTGGCAGCAGCCAGAGCAGTAAGTGGACTCCTGTTGGCCCCGCAGCAGGTGGCTCTTCATCTCAGTCCCAGAAACGCTCAGGACTCCAGGGTGGGCACGGTAGCCAGAGGGGCAACGGAGGCAGtagcggcagcagcagcagtagccaAAGACACGGAGGAGAGGTGCGGGAAAAGAAGTCGAGTAAACACAGCGGAGGGTCAGAGCACTCGAAGTCGCACACGTCAAGTCCCGCAAAGGGCTCTCTGAGTTCctccagcagcaacagccaCTCGCGGAGCTCCTTGTCTGCCGAGCAGCATCACAGCAAGGAACGCTACCGTTCCAAGTCACCGCGAGACAGAGAGGCCAACTGGGACTCGCCCTCACGGGTTCACACCTCCTTCACCTCTGGACAGCACTCGAGTCAGGCCTTTCCCCCATCTCTCATGTCCAAGCCCAGCTCCATGCTGCAAAAGCCCACAGCCTATGTGCGGCCTATGGACGGCCAGGAAACGGCAGAACCCAAGAGCTCACAAGCGGAAAGTTATAGCGGACAGTCGCACAGCAGCACCATGGGAGAGATGAAGTCCAACGGCAAGGCCTCGCTCTCCAAACTCAAGATCCCCTCCCAGCCTGTAGAG GGATCCGGTGACGCCAACTGTGTCGATGAGATTCTGAAG gaAATGACTCAGTTGTGGCCCCCTCCGCTGACAGCCATCCACACTCCCTGCAAAACAGAGCCCTCCAAGTTTCCATTCCCCACCAAG GACTCTCACCCCTTTCCTGGCGGACACA agCGAGGCAGTTCTTCCAAGAGCTCCAGCAGCCACCAGTCCAAAGCTTGCGATGACCAGCCAAC TATGCTTGAAGATGACCTCAAGCTAAGCAGCAGCGAGGACAGTGATGGAGAACAGGACTCTGCCAAGAATATCTCAAGAAACGCATCAGCAAG CAATAACAGTGAAGTAGCTGAGCCATCGAGGGATGACTCGAGCAGCCACAGCGGCTCAGAGAGCAGCTCGGGTTCCGACAGCGAGAGCGAAAGCAGCACGACAGACAGCGAAGCCAATGAGCACCCGCGGCCCGCCTCTCCTGAA CCTGAACAACCAATGGCCAACAAATGGCAGCTGGACAACTGGTTCAAGAAGGCCAAGCACTTCTGCCCAGCTTCTCCAGTGGACAACAATAATGTTCCAACCAAGTGCAAGAAAGAGAGCCGAGATAACAGCTCAGGACGCATCTATGGTAGCCAGGGAGGGGGGTCAAAAGACTCATCGGCACCCGCCCCAAGCAGGGACCTTCGGGCAGCGCAAAAGGGTGGCGAGAGCGGCCGTGGACGGCAAAAATCCCCCGCCCAGAGTGAGAGCAGCACGGGTAACCGAAGGCCTGTGGGTAAGAAACAGCCTAAAAAGTCTGAGAAACCCCCAGTGGTGGAGGAACCCAAGGGAGGTCTGAGAGTGGAGAGCGAGCCGGCTCCAGAGATACCTCCTCACCGGCCCAAAGCTGCTACCAAGGGTTCCCGCAAACCAAGCATCAAAAAAGAACCTAAATCCTCTCCGCGGCCCACTGCAGCTGCAGTCACCACCACTGCAGATAAACGTAAGCCCAAGGCGCCCACCAAGACTTTCCAGAAGTCTCGTGAGTTTGTTGATACGGACTCTTCGTCGTCAGACTCTGAGGGGAATGACAGCATCCCGTCCTCGTCTCAGACACCCAAATACACAGAAAGCATCAGGACGCCTGTGTGCGTGTTTTCTCcaatggaggagaaagagctgTTGTCTCCACTCAGTGATCCTGAGGAGCGCTACCCTGCAAGGCAGCCGCAGCAGCAGGTTTTACTAGTGAAGATAG ATCTCAACTTGCTGTCTAGGATCCCAGGGCGGTCCTACAAGGAGCCTGTAGAGATAAAAGTCGAGAGGGATGACTCTCTAGACAGGGACAGCAAAGACTTCAGCAAGCAGAGCTCTGAGAAGAGCTCTAGTAAGGCCAAGAGGAAACACAAG AACGATGAAGAAGGCACGAAGCCAGACAGCAAGCGATGCAAGCTTGAGGATAAGTCTCTATCTCATCATAAAAGCAGCAGTAAAGA GTCTAAGAGATCTctggagaagaaagaggagccAGTCCCCTCTCCTTCCATGTCAGGTCTTCAGCGGACGCCAAAGGCAGAGCATCCGAGTCGCAAGAGGACAGTCAGCCAGTCCTCCACCTCTCTGTCCAGCGGGACAGGAAGTGGAAAGGAGGGGAGCCACAGCACCAAGGGCAACTCCACCTCCAAACACAGAAAAGGAGAGGACAAGGGACGCAGCACACGTGACGGCAAGGTGCGT GAGAAATCCTCAAAGGGCTGTGATAACCAGCTGGCTGTGCCTCCGCTCTCCACGGACGGCTCCAAGTCTCAGAGATCCAAGCTGGTGTTTGAGGACAG GGTCCACTCAGCAGATCACTACTTACAAGAGGCCAAGAAACTTAAACACAACGCAGATGCACTG TTGGACCGTTTTGAGAAGGCAGTTTACTACTTGGACGCGGTGGTGTCTTTCATTGAATGTGGTAATGCTTTGGAGAAGAGCGCCCAAGAGGCCAAGTCTCCCTTTCCCATGTACGCTGAAACAGTGGAGTTGATCAA ATACACTATGAAGTTAAAAAGTTACATGGCCCCAGATGCTACTTCAGCAGACAAGAGGCTAGCTGTGCTTTG CCTACGATGCCAGTCCCTCCTCTACCTGCGGTTATTCAAGCTTAGGAAAGACAGTGCACTAAAATACTCCAAAACACTCACTGAACACTTAAAG AATTCTCTGAGTAACACCCAGGCTCCCTCTCCTGGAATGGGAAA TAAGGCAGCGGGCATGCCCTCTCCAGTGTCCCCAAAACTGTCACCAGGCACGGCCGGTGGCTACTCGTCAgtcagcagcagtagcagcgcCAGCTCGTCTGTGACCATACCTCAACGTATCCATCAGATGGCTGCCAGCTACGTCCAGGTCACCTCCAACTTCCTGTATGCCACAGAGGTCTGGGACCAGGCTGAGCAACTATCCAAGGAGCAGAAAG ACTTCTTCTTGGAGTTGGACAAGGTGATGGGTCCTCTGATCTTCAACACCAGCAGCATGACAGAACTGGTGCGTTACACACGGCAGGGCCTCCACTGGCTGCGCCTGGACGCAAAGCTAATTCCCTAG
- the aff4 gene encoding AF4/FMR2 family member 4 isoform X2 yields the protein MASQSGNMNREDRNVLRMKERERRNQEIQQGGGEAFPANSPLFPEPYKVSSKEDKLSSRIQSMLGNYDEMKEPIGDTLPKLGKPSNSSSSSEEKSGPPLFGGDQRSGGSSQSSKWTPVGPAAGGSSSQSQKRSGLQGGHGSQRGNGGSSGSSSSSQRHGGEVREKKSSKHSGGSEHSKSHTSSPAKGSLSSSSSNSHSRSSLSAEQHHSKERYRSKSPRDREANWDSPSRVHTSFTSGQHSSQAFPPSLMSKPSSMLQKPTAYVRPMDGQETAEPKSSQAESYSGQSHSSTMGEMKSNGKASLSKLKIPSQPVEGSGDANCVDEILKEMTQLWPPPLTAIHTPCKTEPSKFPFPTKDSHPFPGGHKRGSSSKSSSSHQSKACDDQPTMLEDDLKLSSSEDSDGEQDSAKNISRNASASNNSEVAEPSRDDSSSHSGSESSSGSDSESESSTTDSEANEHPRPASPEPEQPMANKWQLDNWFKKAKHFCPASPVDNNNVPTKCKKESRDNSSGRIYGSQGGGSKDSSAPAPSRDLRAAQKGGESGRGRQKSPAQSESSTGNRRPVGKKQPKKSEKPPVVEEPKGGLRVESEPAPEIPPHRPKAATKGSRKPSIKKEPKSSPRPTAAAVTTTADKRKPKAPTKTFQKSREFVDTDSSSSDSEGNDSIPSSSQTPKYTESIRTPVCVFSPMEEKELLSPLSDPEERYPARQPQQQVLLVKIDLNLLSRIPGRSYKEPVEIKVERDDSLDRDSKDFSKQSSEKSSSKAKRKHKNDEEGTKPDSKRCKLEDKSLSHHKSSSKESKRSLEKKEEPVPSPSMSGLQRTPKAEHPSRKRTVSQSSTSLSSGTGSGKEGSHSTKGNSTSKHRKGEDKGRSTRDGKEKSSKGCDNQLAVPPLSTDGSKSQRSKLVFEDRVHSADHYLQEAKKLKHNADALLDRFEKAVYYLDAVVSFIECGNALEKSAQEAKSPFPMYAETVELIKYTMKLKSYMAPDATSADKRLAVLCLRCQSLLYLRLFKLRKDSALKYSKTLTEHLKNSLSNTQAPSPGMGNKAAGMPSPVSPKLSPGTAGGYSSVSSSSSASSSVTIPQRIHQMAASYVQVTSNFLYATEVWDQAEQLSKEQKDFFLELDKVMGPLIFNTSSMTELVRYTRQGLHWLRLDAKLIP from the exons ATGGCCTCTCAGTCAGG CAACATGAACCGTGAGGACCGGAATGTGCTCcgaatgaaagaaagagaaaggagaaatcAAGAAATCCAGCAGGGAGGAGGCGAGGCCTTTCCAGCAAATTCCCCTCTATTCCCTGAACCTTACAAAGTG TCCAGCAAGGAAGATAAACTGTCCAGCCGTATTCAGAGCATGCTGGGCAATTACGACGAGATGAAAGAGCCGATTGGTGACACACTTCCAAAGCTTGGTAAACCTTCTAACAGCTCATCTTCCTCTGAGGAGAAATCGGGCCCGCCTTTGTTTGGCGGGGACCAGCGTAGCGGTGGCAGCAGCCAGAGCAGTAAGTGGACTCCTGTTGGCCCCGCAGCAGGTGGCTCTTCATCTCAGTCCCAGAAACGCTCAGGACTCCAGGGTGGGCACGGTAGCCAGAGGGGCAACGGAGGCAGtagcggcagcagcagcagtagccaAAGACACGGAGGAGAGGTGCGGGAAAAGAAGTCGAGTAAACACAGCGGAGGGTCAGAGCACTCGAAGTCGCACACGTCAAGTCCCGCAAAGGGCTCTCTGAGTTCctccagcagcaacagccaCTCGCGGAGCTCCTTGTCTGCCGAGCAGCATCACAGCAAGGAACGCTACCGTTCCAAGTCACCGCGAGACAGAGAGGCCAACTGGGACTCGCCCTCACGGGTTCACACCTCCTTCACCTCTGGACAGCACTCGAGTCAGGCCTTTCCCCCATCTCTCATGTCCAAGCCCAGCTCCATGCTGCAAAAGCCCACAGCCTATGTGCGGCCTATGGACGGCCAGGAAACGGCAGAACCCAAGAGCTCACAAGCGGAAAGTTATAGCGGACAGTCGCACAGCAGCACCATGGGAGAGATGAAGTCCAACGGCAAGGCCTCGCTCTCCAAACTCAAGATCCCCTCCCAGCCTGTAGAG GGATCCGGTGACGCCAACTGTGTCGATGAGATTCTGAAG gaAATGACTCAGTTGTGGCCCCCTCCGCTGACAGCCATCCACACTCCCTGCAAAACAGAGCCCTCCAAGTTTCCATTCCCCACCAAG GACTCTCACCCCTTTCCTGGCGGACACA agCGAGGCAGTTCTTCCAAGAGCTCCAGCAGCCACCAGTCCAAAGCTTGCGATGACCAGCCAAC TATGCTTGAAGATGACCTCAAGCTAAGCAGCAGCGAGGACAGTGATGGAGAACAGGACTCTGCCAAGAATATCTCAAGAAACGCATCAGCAAG CAATAACAGTGAAGTAGCTGAGCCATCGAGGGATGACTCGAGCAGCCACAGCGGCTCAGAGAGCAGCTCGGGTTCCGACAGCGAGAGCGAAAGCAGCACGACAGACAGCGAAGCCAATGAGCACCCGCGGCCCGCCTCTCCTGAA CCTGAACAACCAATGGCCAACAAATGGCAGCTGGACAACTGGTTCAAGAAGGCCAAGCACTTCTGCCCAGCTTCTCCAGTGGACAACAATAATGTTCCAACCAAGTGCAAGAAAGAGAGCCGAGATAACAGCTCAGGACGCATCTATGGTAGCCAGGGAGGGGGGTCAAAAGACTCATCGGCACCCGCCCCAAGCAGGGACCTTCGGGCAGCGCAAAAGGGTGGCGAGAGCGGCCGTGGACGGCAAAAATCCCCCGCCCAGAGTGAGAGCAGCACGGGTAACCGAAGGCCTGTGGGTAAGAAACAGCCTAAAAAGTCTGAGAAACCCCCAGTGGTGGAGGAACCCAAGGGAGGTCTGAGAGTGGAGAGCGAGCCGGCTCCAGAGATACCTCCTCACCGGCCCAAAGCTGCTACCAAGGGTTCCCGCAAACCAAGCATCAAAAAAGAACCTAAATCCTCTCCGCGGCCCACTGCAGCTGCAGTCACCACCACTGCAGATAAACGTAAGCCCAAGGCGCCCACCAAGACTTTCCAGAAGTCTCGTGAGTTTGTTGATACGGACTCTTCGTCGTCAGACTCTGAGGGGAATGACAGCATCCCGTCCTCGTCTCAGACACCCAAATACACAGAAAGCATCAGGACGCCTGTGTGCGTGTTTTCTCcaatggaggagaaagagctgTTGTCTCCACTCAGTGATCCTGAGGAGCGCTACCCTGCAAGGCAGCCGCAGCAGCAGGTTTTACTAGTGAAGATAG ATCTCAACTTGCTGTCTAGGATCCCAGGGCGGTCCTACAAGGAGCCTGTAGAGATAAAAGTCGAGAGGGATGACTCTCTAGACAGGGACAGCAAAGACTTCAGCAAGCAGAGCTCTGAGAAGAGCTCTAGTAAGGCCAAGAGGAAACACAAG AACGATGAAGAAGGCACGAAGCCAGACAGCAAGCGATGCAAGCTTGAGGATAAGTCTCTATCTCATCATAAAAGCAGCAGTAAAGA GTCTAAGAGATCTctggagaagaaagaggagccAGTCCCCTCTCCTTCCATGTCAGGTCTTCAGCGGACGCCAAAGGCAGAGCATCCGAGTCGCAAGAGGACAGTCAGCCAGTCCTCCACCTCTCTGTCCAGCGGGACAGGAAGTGGAAAGGAGGGGAGCCACAGCACCAAGGGCAACTCCACCTCCAAACACAGAAAAGGAGAGGACAAGGGACGCAGCACACGTGACGGCAAG GAGAAATCCTCAAAGGGCTGTGATAACCAGCTGGCTGTGCCTCCGCTCTCCACGGACGGCTCCAAGTCTCAGAGATCCAAGCTGGTGTTTGAGGACAG GGTCCACTCAGCAGATCACTACTTACAAGAGGCCAAGAAACTTAAACACAACGCAGATGCACTG TTGGACCGTTTTGAGAAGGCAGTTTACTACTTGGACGCGGTGGTGTCTTTCATTGAATGTGGTAATGCTTTGGAGAAGAGCGCCCAAGAGGCCAAGTCTCCCTTTCCCATGTACGCTGAAACAGTGGAGTTGATCAA ATACACTATGAAGTTAAAAAGTTACATGGCCCCAGATGCTACTTCAGCAGACAAGAGGCTAGCTGTGCTTTG CCTACGATGCCAGTCCCTCCTCTACCTGCGGTTATTCAAGCTTAGGAAAGACAGTGCACTAAAATACTCCAAAACACTCACTGAACACTTAAAG AATTCTCTGAGTAACACCCAGGCTCCCTCTCCTGGAATGGGAAA TAAGGCAGCGGGCATGCCCTCTCCAGTGTCCCCAAAACTGTCACCAGGCACGGCCGGTGGCTACTCGTCAgtcagcagcagtagcagcgcCAGCTCGTCTGTGACCATACCTCAACGTATCCATCAGATGGCTGCCAGCTACGTCCAGGTCACCTCCAACTTCCTGTATGCCACAGAGGTCTGGGACCAGGCTGAGCAACTATCCAAGGAGCAGAAAG ACTTCTTCTTGGAGTTGGACAAGGTGATGGGTCCTCTGATCTTCAACACCAGCAGCATGACAGAACTGGTGCGTTACACACGGCAGGGCCTCCACTGGCTGCGCCTGGACGCAAAGCTAATTCCCTAG
- the aff4 gene encoding AF4/FMR2 family member 4 isoform X3, translating into MNREDRNVLRMKERERRNQEIQQGGGEAFPANSPLFPEPYKVSSKEDKLSSRIQSMLGNYDEMKEPIGDTLPKLGKPSNSSSSSEEKSGPPLFGGDQRSGGSSQSSKWTPVGPAAGGSSSQSQKRSGLQGGHGSQRGNGGSSGSSSSSQRHGGEVREKKSSKHSGGSEHSKSHTSSPAKGSLSSSSSNSHSRSSLSAEQHHSKERYRSKSPRDREANWDSPSRVHTSFTSGQHSSQAFPPSLMSKPSSMLQKPTAYVRPMDGQETAEPKSSQAESYSGQSHSSTMGEMKSNGKASLSKLKIPSQPVEGSGDANCVDEILKEMTQLWPPPLTAIHTPCKTEPSKFPFPTKDSHPFPGGHKRGSSSKSSSSHQSKACDDQPTMLEDDLKLSSSEDSDGEQDSAKNISRNASASNNSEVAEPSRDDSSSHSGSESSSGSDSESESSTTDSEANEHPRPASPEPEQPMANKWQLDNWFKKAKHFCPASPVDNNNVPTKCKKESRDNSSGRIYGSQGGGSKDSSAPAPSRDLRAAQKGGESGRGRQKSPAQSESSTGNRRPVGKKQPKKSEKPPVVEEPKGGLRVESEPAPEIPPHRPKAATKGSRKPSIKKEPKSSPRPTAAAVTTTADKRKPKAPTKTFQKSREFVDTDSSSSDSEGNDSIPSSSQTPKYTESIRTPVCVFSPMEEKELLSPLSDPEERYPARQPQQQVLLVKIDLNLLSRIPGRSYKEPVEIKVERDDSLDRDSKDFSKQSSEKSSSKAKRKHKNDEEGTKPDSKRCKLEDKSLSHHKSSSKESKRSLEKKEEPVPSPSMSGLQRTPKAEHPSRKRTVSQSSTSLSSGTGSGKEGSHSTKGNSTSKHRKGEDKGRSTRDGKVREKSSKGCDNQLAVPPLSTDGSKSQRSKLVFEDRVHSADHYLQEAKKLKHNADALLDRFEKAVYYLDAVVSFIECGNALEKSAQEAKSPFPMYAETVELIKYTMKLKSYMAPDATSADKRLAVLCLRCQSLLYLRLFKLRKDSALKYSKTLTEHLKNSLSNTQAPSPGMGNKAAGMPSPVSPKLSPGTAGGYSSVSSSSSASSSVTIPQRIHQMAASYVQVTSNFLYATEVWDQAEQLSKEQKDFFLELDKVMGPLIFNTSSMTELVRYTRQGLHWLRLDAKLIP; encoded by the exons ATGAACCGTGAGGACCGGAATGTGCTCcgaatgaaagaaagagaaaggagaaatcAAGAAATCCAGCAGGGAGGAGGCGAGGCCTTTCCAGCAAATTCCCCTCTATTCCCTGAACCTTACAAAGTG TCCAGCAAGGAAGATAAACTGTCCAGCCGTATTCAGAGCATGCTGGGCAATTACGACGAGATGAAAGAGCCGATTGGTGACACACTTCCAAAGCTTGGTAAACCTTCTAACAGCTCATCTTCCTCTGAGGAGAAATCGGGCCCGCCTTTGTTTGGCGGGGACCAGCGTAGCGGTGGCAGCAGCCAGAGCAGTAAGTGGACTCCTGTTGGCCCCGCAGCAGGTGGCTCTTCATCTCAGTCCCAGAAACGCTCAGGACTCCAGGGTGGGCACGGTAGCCAGAGGGGCAACGGAGGCAGtagcggcagcagcagcagtagccaAAGACACGGAGGAGAGGTGCGGGAAAAGAAGTCGAGTAAACACAGCGGAGGGTCAGAGCACTCGAAGTCGCACACGTCAAGTCCCGCAAAGGGCTCTCTGAGTTCctccagcagcaacagccaCTCGCGGAGCTCCTTGTCTGCCGAGCAGCATCACAGCAAGGAACGCTACCGTTCCAAGTCACCGCGAGACAGAGAGGCCAACTGGGACTCGCCCTCACGGGTTCACACCTCCTTCACCTCTGGACAGCACTCGAGTCAGGCCTTTCCCCCATCTCTCATGTCCAAGCCCAGCTCCATGCTGCAAAAGCCCACAGCCTATGTGCGGCCTATGGACGGCCAGGAAACGGCAGAACCCAAGAGCTCACAAGCGGAAAGTTATAGCGGACAGTCGCACAGCAGCACCATGGGAGAGATGAAGTCCAACGGCAAGGCCTCGCTCTCCAAACTCAAGATCCCCTCCCAGCCTGTAGAG GGATCCGGTGACGCCAACTGTGTCGATGAGATTCTGAAG gaAATGACTCAGTTGTGGCCCCCTCCGCTGACAGCCATCCACACTCCCTGCAAAACAGAGCCCTCCAAGTTTCCATTCCCCACCAAG GACTCTCACCCCTTTCCTGGCGGACACA agCGAGGCAGTTCTTCCAAGAGCTCCAGCAGCCACCAGTCCAAAGCTTGCGATGACCAGCCAAC TATGCTTGAAGATGACCTCAAGCTAAGCAGCAGCGAGGACAGTGATGGAGAACAGGACTCTGCCAAGAATATCTCAAGAAACGCATCAGCAAG CAATAACAGTGAAGTAGCTGAGCCATCGAGGGATGACTCGAGCAGCCACAGCGGCTCAGAGAGCAGCTCGGGTTCCGACAGCGAGAGCGAAAGCAGCACGACAGACAGCGAAGCCAATGAGCACCCGCGGCCCGCCTCTCCTGAA CCTGAACAACCAATGGCCAACAAATGGCAGCTGGACAACTGGTTCAAGAAGGCCAAGCACTTCTGCCCAGCTTCTCCAGTGGACAACAATAATGTTCCAACCAAGTGCAAGAAAGAGAGCCGAGATAACAGCTCAGGACGCATCTATGGTAGCCAGGGAGGGGGGTCAAAAGACTCATCGGCACCCGCCCCAAGCAGGGACCTTCGGGCAGCGCAAAAGGGTGGCGAGAGCGGCCGTGGACGGCAAAAATCCCCCGCCCAGAGTGAGAGCAGCACGGGTAACCGAAGGCCTGTGGGTAAGAAACAGCCTAAAAAGTCTGAGAAACCCCCAGTGGTGGAGGAACCCAAGGGAGGTCTGAGAGTGGAGAGCGAGCCGGCTCCAGAGATACCTCCTCACCGGCCCAAAGCTGCTACCAAGGGTTCCCGCAAACCAAGCATCAAAAAAGAACCTAAATCCTCTCCGCGGCCCACTGCAGCTGCAGTCACCACCACTGCAGATAAACGTAAGCCCAAGGCGCCCACCAAGACTTTCCAGAAGTCTCGTGAGTTTGTTGATACGGACTCTTCGTCGTCAGACTCTGAGGGGAATGACAGCATCCCGTCCTCGTCTCAGACACCCAAATACACAGAAAGCATCAGGACGCCTGTGTGCGTGTTTTCTCcaatggaggagaaagagctgTTGTCTCCACTCAGTGATCCTGAGGAGCGCTACCCTGCAAGGCAGCCGCAGCAGCAGGTTTTACTAGTGAAGATAG ATCTCAACTTGCTGTCTAGGATCCCAGGGCGGTCCTACAAGGAGCCTGTAGAGATAAAAGTCGAGAGGGATGACTCTCTAGACAGGGACAGCAAAGACTTCAGCAAGCAGAGCTCTGAGAAGAGCTCTAGTAAGGCCAAGAGGAAACACAAG AACGATGAAGAAGGCACGAAGCCAGACAGCAAGCGATGCAAGCTTGAGGATAAGTCTCTATCTCATCATAAAAGCAGCAGTAAAGA GTCTAAGAGATCTctggagaagaaagaggagccAGTCCCCTCTCCTTCCATGTCAGGTCTTCAGCGGACGCCAAAGGCAGAGCATCCGAGTCGCAAGAGGACAGTCAGCCAGTCCTCCACCTCTCTGTCCAGCGGGACAGGAAGTGGAAAGGAGGGGAGCCACAGCACCAAGGGCAACTCCACCTCCAAACACAGAAAAGGAGAGGACAAGGGACGCAGCACACGTGACGGCAAGGTGCGT GAGAAATCCTCAAAGGGCTGTGATAACCAGCTGGCTGTGCCTCCGCTCTCCACGGACGGCTCCAAGTCTCAGAGATCCAAGCTGGTGTTTGAGGACAG GGTCCACTCAGCAGATCACTACTTACAAGAGGCCAAGAAACTTAAACACAACGCAGATGCACTG TTGGACCGTTTTGAGAAGGCAGTTTACTACTTGGACGCGGTGGTGTCTTTCATTGAATGTGGTAATGCTTTGGAGAAGAGCGCCCAAGAGGCCAAGTCTCCCTTTCCCATGTACGCTGAAACAGTGGAGTTGATCAA ATACACTATGAAGTTAAAAAGTTACATGGCCCCAGATGCTACTTCAGCAGACAAGAGGCTAGCTGTGCTTTG CCTACGATGCCAGTCCCTCCTCTACCTGCGGTTATTCAAGCTTAGGAAAGACAGTGCACTAAAATACTCCAAAACACTCACTGAACACTTAAAG AATTCTCTGAGTAACACCCAGGCTCCCTCTCCTGGAATGGGAAA TAAGGCAGCGGGCATGCCCTCTCCAGTGTCCCCAAAACTGTCACCAGGCACGGCCGGTGGCTACTCGTCAgtcagcagcagtagcagcgcCAGCTCGTCTGTGACCATACCTCAACGTATCCATCAGATGGCTGCCAGCTACGTCCAGGTCACCTCCAACTTCCTGTATGCCACAGAGGTCTGGGACCAGGCTGAGCAACTATCCAAGGAGCAGAAAG ACTTCTTCTTGGAGTTGGACAAGGTGATGGGTCCTCTGATCTTCAACACCAGCAGCATGACAGAACTGGTGCGTTACACACGGCAGGGCCTCCACTGGCTGCGCCTGGACGCAAAGCTAATTCCCTAG